The window TGCGGTAGAAGGGGTCCAGGGGGACCAGCTTCACGTAGCGGGAGGTGTGGGCGAGGTCATCCTCCTCTGGAAAGTCGGGGTAGAGCCTGGGGTCCCCCGGACGGGTGGCGAAGAGGTCCTCCAGGAAAGGGGGCACGGTGATCACCGTGGGCCCCATGTCGAAGGTGAAGCCCTCTGCCCGGTGCACCCGGGCCCTTCCCCCGGGGCTGTCCAGTTTCTCCAAGACCAGGACCTCGAGGCCCATGGCGGCCAGGCGGATGGCGGCGGAAAGGCCACCCACACCGCTTCCGATCACGAGGACACGCATAGGAAAGAGTCTATCCCGTTTCCCCTGGCAAACCTGGGTTTCCGCCTACACTATGGGCCTTCCCTTCCACCGTTTCCCGGGAAGGAGGGCCTGGAGGTAGATGGGGAGGAGGAGGACCGGCGCCAAGGGGGTGAGGAGGGCCGGCCACCAAGGCCCCCCCAGGGCCGCTTGCAGGAGAAGCCTTTCCCCAAGGCCCAGAAGCCCCAAATCCGGCCGTCCCAGGAGCCAAGGGAGGGTGTATAGGGCCAGATGGTAAAAGGCCGAACCCCACAGGATGGCAGGGTTTTTCAGGTGGATCTCCAGGAAGTTTTTGCCGAAGCCCTCCAGGGCTTCCCCATAGCTCCGGTACATGCGCACCCGGAATAGCCCCGTGCCCAAGGCCAGCCGGTAGCTGGGGGCCTTGCGGGCCAGGGCCACGTCCTCCAAAACCTCCCCCTTCACCGCCTCATGCCCCCCTAGGGCGAAGTAGGCTTCCCGGCGGAAGGCCAGGACTTGGCCGTTGGCCACCCGGAGGCGCTCGAGGAGGGGGTGGGGCAGGAAGGAGAAAAGCCCGCCCATCACAAAGGGGACCACGGCGCCCACGGAGGGGTTCTCCACCTCCTGCCGGGGCAGGGCCGAGAGGAGGGGGCTATCCCCTAGGCCGGCCAAAAGGGCCCCCAAGGCTCCCTCCTCCCAGACCACGTCCGCATCGGTGAAGATCAGAACCTCCCCCTTGGCCTCCTGGGCCAGTTGCCAGCAGGCCCAGTTCTTCCCCTTCCAGCCGGGGGGTGGAGGGGTGCCGGGGAGGAGGCGGAAGGCAGGTTGGCCCTGGCCTAGGGTCTGCGCCACCTGGGGGGTGCCGTCTTGGGAGAGGTCGTCTAGGACCAGGACCTCGAGGGCCCCCTGCC is drawn from Thermus neutrinimicus and contains these coding sequences:
- a CDS encoding glycosyltransferase; protein product: MSPFSQFDFFFGVLLFLLLRWLALLYNLLRFPRLRPSPTPPRPTASILVPARNEAENLRRSLPSLLRQGALEVLVLDDLSQDGTPQVAQTLGQGQPAFRLLPGTPPPPGWKGKNWACWQLAQEAKGEVLIFTDADVVWEEGALGALLAGLGDSPLLSALPRQEVENPSVGAVVPFVMGGLFSFLPHPLLERLRVANGQVLAFRREAYFALGGHEAVKGEVLEDVALARKAPSYRLALGTGLFRVRMYRSYGEALEGFGKNFLEIHLKNPAILWGSAFYHLALYTLPWLLGRPDLGLLGLGERLLLQAALGGPWWPALLTPLAPVLLLPIYLQALLPGKRWKGRPIV